The following proteins are co-located in the Paenibacillus sp. JNUCC32 genome:
- the ilvE gene encoding branched-chain-amino-acid transaminase, translating to MSEQWIYLDGEYVTKENAKVSVFDHGFLYGDGIFEGIRIYNGNIFKCKEHLDRLYDSAKSIDLVIPLAYEELLEAMAETIRRNDMRNGYIRIVVSRGAGNLGLDPRRCPKPTVLIIVEQLAIYSEEAYLNGLKAVSVAQRRNIPDALNPKIKSLNYLNNILVKIQSNFAGADEAIMMNAQGYVTEGSGDNIFIVKNGVVTTPPCYLGALEGITRQAIIDLCEKLGIKLKEEPFSMHDVYIADEVFFTGTAAEVIAAREIDGRIIGKGQAGPVTLQLLEEFRKIVDQDGYKVWES from the coding sequence ATGTCGGAGCAATGGATCTATCTAGATGGAGAATATGTCACGAAAGAGAATGCTAAAGTATCCGTTTTTGACCATGGGTTTCTGTACGGAGACGGCATATTCGAAGGCATTCGAATATATAACGGCAACATCTTTAAGTGCAAAGAGCACTTGGACCGGCTGTATGATTCCGCCAAGTCCATCGATTTAGTCATCCCCCTGGCATATGAAGAACTGCTGGAGGCTATGGCCGAGACCATTCGACGCAATGACATGCGGAATGGGTATATCCGTATCGTGGTATCCCGCGGTGCCGGCAACTTGGGGCTGGATCCGCGCCGCTGCCCTAAACCGACCGTGTTGATCATTGTGGAGCAGCTGGCGATTTATTCCGAAGAAGCTTATCTCAATGGCCTGAAGGCCGTCTCCGTTGCCCAGCGGCGTAACATACCGGATGCGCTTAACCCGAAAATCAAATCCTTGAACTATTTGAACAATATTCTCGTGAAGATCCAATCCAACTTTGCGGGAGCGGATGAGGCTATTATGATGAACGCGCAGGGATATGTGACGGAAGGCTCCGGGGACAACATTTTCATCGTCAAAAACGGCGTAGTCACTACGCCTCCGTGCTATCTTGGCGCACTTGAAGGCATTACGCGCCAGGCTATTATCGACCTATGCGAGAAACTCGGCATTAAACTGAAGGAAGAGCCGTTCAGCATGCATGACGTATATATTGCGGACGAAGTATTTTTTACGGGCACGGCTGCTGAGGTCATTGCGGCCCGCGAAATCGACGGACGGATCATCGGAAAAGGCCAGGCTGGTCCCGTTACGCTGCAATTGCTGGAGGAATTCCGCAAAATTGTGGATCAAGACGGTTATAAAGTATGGGAATCCTAG
- the pheA gene encoding prephenate dehydratase yields the protein MKKIALLPSGSVSHEAILYLLNGEPVEFVHHKLISDVFMSTVEGKSDYSVIPIENTIEGSVSLHMDWLVNEVDLPMQVEWVYPSIQNLIGNAAEFRSSDGTMDYSQIKKIWSHQVATAQCRQFLAKAAPQAELEQVGSTSEGVKIVKENPGRGWAAIGTSLGAATHELNVLAERITDHDNNYTRFVLIGREPILVNRSPEHIKTSILVTLPEDVPGALHQVLSAFAWRRLNLSRIESRPTKKKLGNYYFYIDVMAAADSVLLVAAMGEIEALGCLVRVLGSYPGYAYESEKMEVK from the coding sequence ATGAAAAAAATAGCCTTGTTGCCCTCAGGATCGGTATCTCATGAAGCGATACTTTATCTCCTAAATGGTGAGCCGGTGGAATTTGTCCACCATAAACTGATCTCTGATGTATTTATGTCAACAGTAGAAGGAAAAAGCGATTACAGCGTGATCCCGATCGAGAACACCATTGAAGGCTCCGTAAGCCTTCATATGGATTGGCTGGTCAATGAGGTGGATCTGCCGATGCAGGTGGAGTGGGTCTATCCCTCCATCCAGAACCTGATCGGTAATGCTGCCGAATTCCGTTCAAGTGACGGAACGATGGATTACAGTCAGATTAAAAAGATCTGGTCCCACCAAGTTGCGACAGCCCAGTGTCGTCAGTTCCTAGCGAAGGCTGCACCGCAGGCTGAGTTGGAGCAAGTGGGCAGCACCTCCGAAGGGGTTAAGATCGTAAAGGAGAACCCCGGCCGGGGATGGGCGGCAATCGGCACTTCGCTAGGCGCGGCCACCCACGAATTAAACGTGCTTGCTGAGCGTATTACCGACCATGATAACAATTACACACGGTTTGTGCTGATCGGACGCGAGCCGATATTGGTCAACCGTTCGCCGGAACATATCAAGACCAGCATTCTCGTAACGCTTCCCGAAGACGTGCCGGGAGCGCTGCATCAGGTGCTTTCCGCTTTTGCGTGGCGTCGCCTGAACCTGTCGCGGATCGAATCCCGTCCAACGAAGAAGAAGCTCGGTAATTACTATTTTTATATCGATGTCATGGCCGCAGCGGATTCCGTTCTGTTGGTTGCCGCCATGGGAGAGATTGAAGCGCTGGGATGTCTGGTTCGAGTGCTGGGCTCTTATCCGGGTTACGCCTATGAGAGTGAGAAAATGGAGGTTAAGTAA
- the thrB gene encoding homoserine kinase, whose product MSLSQGVRVKVPASTANLGPGFDTLGMALSLYSWIEMKASEKTVFHLHGDEMGGLPTDKSNLIYKVAQMVFEEAGQAVPDLEISMYSEIPLTRGLGSSASAIVGALAAANALIGSPLPDSKLFDMATNLEKHPDNVGASLFGGIIAAVWDGAHADYMRIEPPADLGTLVVIPDFELATSKAREALPAQVSLADAVYNISRSSLMTAALSAGRLDLIRAAMKDRIHQPYRAPLVPGMSKILAEAPDHGAVGIALSGAGPTMIALVDRNEPRAEELGAYLTETMKAEGIQSSCYPLNPVAEGVQLLDDTNNRSFLDMIRGEVTA is encoded by the coding sequence ATGAGTTTGTCCCAAGGCGTCCGGGTGAAGGTTCCGGCCAGCACGGCTAATTTGGGACCCGGATTCGATACGCTCGGCATGGCATTGTCCCTGTATTCCTGGATCGAGATGAAAGCGTCGGAGAAGACCGTGTTCCATCTTCATGGCGATGAGATGGGCGGTCTGCCGACCGATAAGAGCAACCTGATCTATAAGGTGGCTCAAATGGTTTTTGAAGAAGCGGGACAGGCAGTTCCTGATCTCGAGATTTCCATGTATTCCGAAATTCCGCTTACCCGCGGCCTTGGCAGCAGCGCATCGGCGATCGTAGGCGCGCTGGCTGCAGCCAACGCTCTAATCGGGTCACCACTGCCGGATTCCAAGCTTTTTGATATGGCGACGAATCTTGAGAAGCATCCTGATAATGTGGGGGCTTCTTTATTTGGAGGAATCATTGCGGCCGTATGGGATGGAGCCCATGCGGATTATATGCGCATTGAACCTCCGGCGGACCTTGGAACGCTCGTGGTGATTCCCGATTTCGAGCTGGCGACATCCAAAGCAAGGGAAGCGCTGCCCGCCCAGGTCAGTTTAGCGGATGCTGTATATAATATTAGTCGGTCCTCCTTAATGACCGCTGCTCTTTCGGCAGGCAGACTGGACTTGATTCGTGCCGCGATGAAAGACCGGATTCATCAGCCATATCGTGCGCCGCTTGTACCGGGGATGTCCAAGATTTTGGCCGAAGCGCCTGATCATGGGGCAGTCGGCATCGCGCTGAGCGGAGCGGGTCCGACGATGATTGCGCTGGTGGACCGGAACGAACCGCGTGCAGAAGAATTGGGCGCGTATCTCACGGAGACGATGAAGGCGGAAGGCATCCAGTCTTCGTGCTACCCATTGAATCCAGTTGCGGAAGGCGTCCAGCTCTTGGATGATACTAATAATAGATCCTTTTTGGATATGATTAGAGGGGAAGTTACCGCATGA
- the thrC gene encoding threonine synthase yields MPYEGLLQTYREYLPVNERTPLLTLKEGNTPLIKAVNLSEELGIDLHFKFEGLNPTGSFKDRGMVMAVAKAMEEGSRTIMCASTGNTSAAAAAYAARGGLNCIVIIPNNNIALGKLAQAMIYGAKVIAIEGNFDRALEIVREITAKHPISLVNSVNPYRIEGQKTAAFEVVDQLGKAPDVLAIPVGNAGNISAYWKGFKEYHAAGKSTSLPKMLGFEAEGAMAIVKGEPIPNPETVATAIRIGNPASWKTAVAAAEESGGQINYVTDEEILEAYRKIASREGIFAEPGSAASIAGVYKMKREGYFKGGESVVCVLTGHGLKDPNIAISTVNAEPLVVSDTESAVMDAIAKLEGAARV; encoded by the coding sequence ATGCCGTATGAAGGATTGCTGCAAACCTACAGAGAATATTTGCCGGTAAATGAGCGTACCCCGCTGCTAACGCTTAAGGAAGGGAATACCCCGCTCATCAAAGCCGTGAATCTATCCGAAGAGCTCGGAATCGATTTGCATTTCAAATTCGAAGGGCTGAACCCGACAGGTTCATTCAAAGACCGCGGGATGGTCATGGCCGTCGCGAAAGCAATGGAAGAAGGAAGCCGTACCATCATGTGCGCTTCGACGGGCAATACATCGGCTGCGGCTGCTGCTTATGCCGCTCGCGGCGGATTAAACTGCATCGTGATCATTCCGAACAACAATATCGCGCTGGGCAAGCTCGCGCAGGCGATGATTTACGGAGCGAAGGTGATCGCGATTGAAGGGAACTTTGACCGCGCGCTGGAAATCGTTCGCGAGATCACGGCCAAGCACCCGATTTCGCTGGTAAACTCCGTGAATCCTTATCGTATCGAAGGCCAGAAGACGGCTGCATTCGAAGTCGTTGACCAGTTGGGCAAAGCTCCGGACGTACTGGCCATTCCGGTCGGCAATGCGGGGAACATCTCCGCTTACTGGAAAGGATTTAAAGAATACCACGCAGCGGGTAAATCCACTTCCCTGCCGAAGATGCTTGGGTTCGAGGCGGAAGGCGCCATGGCTATCGTCAAGGGTGAGCCTATTCCGAATCCGGAAACGGTAGCGACGGCCATCCGCATCGGGAACCCGGCCAGCTGGAAAACCGCGGTTGCCGCGGCTGAGGAATCCGGCGGACAAATTAATTACGTCACGGACGAGGAAATCTTGGAAGCATACCGCAAAATCGCATCGCGTGAGGGGATTTTTGCCGAGCCAGGATCGGCCGCCTCCATCGCAGGCGTTTATAAAATGAAGCGAGAGGGATATTTTAAAGGTGGGGAGTCCGTTGTCTGTGTGCTGACAGGACATGGGCTGAAAGATCCGAATATCGCGATTTCTACCGTGAACGCCGAACCGCTCGTCGTATCGGATACGGAATCGGCCGTAATGGATGCGATTGCTAAGCTTGAAGGAGCTGCGCGGGTATGA
- a CDS encoding homoserine dehydrogenase, translating to MKPVKVGLLGLGTVGTGVVRIVEGHQEDLSSQVGSPITIERIAVKHLEKYRSVNVDQSKLTEDPWAVIRDPEIDVIVEVMGGIEQTKTYILEALERGKHIVTANKDLMALHGAEILAKAQEKQCDVFYEASVAGGIPIIRTLIEGFSSDRIMKIMGIVNGTTNFILTKMSQEGASYEDVLAEAQELGYAEADPTSDVEGLDAARKMAILGTLGFRTNVELQDVSVKGISQVTKDDIAYAKRLGYEMKLLGIAERQDDEFSISVQPTMVRKGHPIAAVNGVFNAVYVYGEAVGETMFYGAGAGEMPTATSVVADLVAVIKNLKLGVNGLKAIVPYKPKKLKTDEQIMYKNFILLHVDDKAGVLAQITQVFAQYNVSLESVVQQPNEHNPDAEIIIVTHNASKASMDEVLNHFEGLEVIRRIKSVYRVEG from the coding sequence ATGAAACCGGTCAAAGTAGGGCTTTTGGGATTAGGAACCGTAGGAACAGGCGTTGTCCGCATCGTTGAGGGGCATCAGGAGGATTTGAGCAGTCAGGTCGGTTCGCCGATTACGATCGAGCGCATCGCCGTCAAACATTTGGAGAAGTACCGCAGCGTCAATGTGGATCAGAGTAAATTAACGGAAGATCCCTGGGCGGTCATTCGCGATCCCGAGATTGATGTCATCGTTGAAGTGATGGGCGGGATCGAGCAGACGAAAACCTACATCCTCGAAGCGCTTGAGCGCGGCAAGCACATCGTAACCGCCAATAAGGATCTGATGGCCCTGCACGGTGCCGAAATATTGGCCAAGGCGCAAGAAAAGCAGTGCGACGTGTTCTACGAGGCAAGCGTAGCCGGCGGCATTCCCATTATCCGTACGCTGATTGAAGGCTTCTCATCGGATCGTATCATGAAAATCATGGGGATCGTGAACGGTACGACCAACTTTATCTTGACCAAGATGAGCCAGGAAGGCGCCTCCTATGAGGATGTCCTGGCAGAAGCTCAGGAGCTGGGGTACGCGGAAGCCGATCCGACATCCGATGTGGAAGGCTTGGACGCGGCCCGCAAAATGGCAATACTCGGTACCCTCGGTTTCCGCACGAACGTTGAGCTCCAGGATGTATCCGTCAAGGGCATTTCGCAGGTTACGAAAGATGATATCGCTTATGCCAAACGTCTGGGCTACGAGATGAAACTTCTCGGTATCGCGGAGCGTCAGGACGATGAATTCAGCATCAGCGTCCAGCCGACGATGGTTCGCAAAGGTCATCCCATCGCCGCCGTGAACGGCGTATTTAACGCGGTGTATGTATACGGGGAGGCCGTCGGCGAAACGATGTTCTACGGAGCGGGCGCGGGCGAGATGCCAACCGCGACATCCGTTGTGGCAGACCTGGTGGCGGTCATCAAGAATCTGAAGCTCGGCGTTAACGGTCTGAAAGCCATCGTTCCTTATAAACCGAAGAAGCTCAAAACCGATGAGCAGATCATGTACAAGAATTTCATCCTGCTTCATGTGGACGATAAAGCAGGAGTGCTGGCGCAAATAACGCAGGTGTTCGCTCAATATAACGTTAGCTTGGAGTCCGTTGTTCAGCAGCCGAACGAGCACAACCCGGACGCAGAGATAATCATCGTTACGCACAATGCGAGCAAAGCCAGCATGGACGAAGTGCTGAATCACTTTGAAGGCCTGGAAGTCATTCGCCGAATCAAAAGTGTTTACCGCGTTGAAGGATAA
- a CDS encoding ACT domain-containing protein: MKERYYLVREDILPEAVVKTMQVKKLLASGDVRTVHEAVEQVGLSRSAFYKYKDGIHPINQLERDEIVTISIDMEHRSGMLSEVLGLVAGEGGNVLTIHQSIPLQGIANVVISVEVSRLNEELDDLLDGLRRIAGVRRVQMIGQG, from the coding sequence GTGAAGGAACGCTACTATCTGGTCCGGGAAGACATCCTTCCCGAGGCTGTAGTTAAAACGATGCAAGTGAAAAAACTGCTGGCGTCGGGGGACGTGAGGACGGTTCATGAAGCCGTCGAGCAGGTAGGGCTTAGCCGCAGCGCTTTTTACAAGTACAAGGACGGCATCCACCCTATCAATCAATTGGAACGTGATGAAATCGTAACGATTTCCATCGATATGGAACATCGCTCGGGCATGCTATCCGAGGTGCTGGGGCTGGTAGCGGGTGAAGGCGGGAACGTGCTGACCATTCATCAGAGCATCCCGCTGCAAGGAATCGCGAATGTCGTTATTTCCGTCGAAGTTTCCCGGCTGAATGAGGAGCTGGATGATCTGCTTGACGGATTGAGGCGAATAGCCGGAGTCAGAAGAGTGCAGATGATAGGGCAAGGTTAG
- a CDS encoding FlxA-like family protein, giving the protein MNTRTKDRNGAWLSAIALPFVTILLFGWVGGMFQPNSWISGVAVGCAEAAVLLFIGSVIGRGKAASSGTPFYIASGIIIGIYTVSVVLEVILLGYLFKLPVSSYFMIHLITLSGFFVVLGLVFLAAKYAGAQERKESDHLAVKRETVAWIGEIRRKLSELPGENMPSLERQIAELEETLRYSDPISHTSLYEEEQLIQQKIAMLEDQVTLIGEAQAEHRKELAEQTVPIIRDILRTVQDRNTVLLKAKAGST; this is encoded by the coding sequence GTGAATACAAGAACCAAGGATCGAAACGGGGCATGGCTGTCAGCCATTGCGCTTCCGTTTGTCACGATCCTCTTATTTGGATGGGTCGGCGGGATGTTTCAGCCGAATTCTTGGATATCGGGGGTTGCCGTCGGATGCGCCGAAGCGGCCGTTCTCCTATTTATCGGCTCTGTCATCGGCAGGGGGAAGGCAGCTTCGTCAGGCACCCCATTTTATATTGCTTCCGGCATCATAATTGGTATCTATACGGTGTCCGTTGTGCTGGAGGTTATTTTGCTGGGATACTTATTTAAGCTGCCTGTATCCTCGTATTTCATGATTCATCTGATTACGCTTTCTGGATTTTTCGTTGTTCTTGGGCTCGTATTCCTGGCGGCAAAATATGCGGGCGCACAGGAGCGAAAGGAAAGCGATCATCTCGCGGTCAAGAGAGAGACTGTAGCCTGGATCGGGGAGATTCGCAGAAAGCTAAGCGAACTGCCGGGAGAGAACATGCCGTCGTTGGAACGGCAGATCGCCGAGCTTGAAGAGACGCTGCGTTATAGTGATCCCATATCACATACCTCCTTATATGAAGAGGAGCAGTTGATTCAGCAAAAAATTGCGATGCTGGAGGACCAAGTAACGTTGATCGGCGAGGCGCAAGCTGAACATCGCAAGGAACTGGCAGAGCAAACCGTTCCTATCATCCGCGATATTCTCCGAACGGTGCAGGATCGCAATACGGTGCTTCTGAAGGCAAAGGCGGGATCAACCTAA
- a CDS encoding SPFH domain-containing protein: MAIIEVVKYEGPPDVFAWRYPNQELGTWTQLIVHETQEAILYKGGQALDSFPAGRHTLSTANIPILSNVINLPFGGKSPFTAEVWFVNKLRSLDVKWGTSSPIQLQDPKYNIIVSLRAFGQFGVQISDPRKFLGTMVGTLPTFDQGTLVKYYRGVLMSNITEIISSYIVRKKISVVEINAYIAEISKHIMEAIAPSFEEMGITLLNFYVDSINIPEHDPAAVRIKEALAKKAEMDIIGYTYHQERTFNTLEGAAKNPGSPAAAMGTGLGMGLGMVGPMYETVGHMFDHAKPQEKNDKQIEQKACTKCGMLNGEEARFCSGCGQSFQIQADEVPAKAILCNDCGQPLAPNAKFCLHCGDPYHACPKCGHDHPAGAAECPDCGAPLPMPCRACGELVDAEAKFCPHCGSSHALTCPGCDHEIKPGQKFCMECGHKLM; this comes from the coding sequence ATGGCTATTATTGAAGTCGTAAAATACGAAGGCCCGCCGGATGTGTTTGCCTGGCGTTATCCGAATCAGGAGTTAGGCACCTGGACCCAGCTTATTGTTCATGAGACGCAGGAGGCGATCCTGTATAAGGGGGGGCAGGCACTGGACTCTTTCCCGGCAGGGCGGCATACGCTGAGTACGGCAAACATCCCGATTTTATCCAATGTCATCAATCTTCCATTCGGAGGGAAGTCTCCCTTTACGGCAGAAGTCTGGTTTGTGAACAAACTTCGTTCGCTGGACGTGAAATGGGGGACCAGCTCGCCGATCCAGCTGCAGGATCCGAAATACAACATCATCGTATCGCTCCGAGCCTTTGGCCAATTCGGCGTTCAAATCAGCGATCCGCGAAAGTTTCTGGGAACCATGGTCGGTACCCTGCCAACCTTTGATCAGGGAACGCTGGTCAAATATTACCGCGGCGTGCTGATGTCCAACATTACGGAAATCATATCCTCCTATATCGTTCGGAAAAAAATCAGCGTTGTGGAAATCAATGCTTACATAGCGGAAATATCCAAACACATCATGGAAGCGATTGCGCCTTCATTTGAAGAGATGGGGATTACCCTGCTGAATTTTTATGTGGATTCCATCAACATACCGGAGCATGATCCTGCAGCTGTCCGAATCAAGGAAGCGTTGGCAAAAAAAGCGGAGATGGATATCATCGGTTATACCTACCATCAGGAAAGAACCTTTAATACGCTTGAGGGAGCGGCGAAGAATCCCGGAAGCCCGGCTGCGGCCATGGGGACGGGGCTGGGCATGGGACTCGGAATGGTCGGTCCGATGTATGAGACCGTCGGCCATATGTTTGACCATGCCAAGCCTCAAGAGAAGAACGATAAGCAAATCGAGCAGAAGGCATGCACCAAATGCGGAATGCTGAACGGGGAAGAAGCGCGGTTCTGTTCGGGCTGCGGCCAGTCGTTTCAGATTCAGGCCGATGAAGTGCCGGCGAAAGCCATCCTGTGCAACGATTGCGGGCAGCCCCTGGCTCCGAATGCAAAGTTCTGCCTTCACTGCGGCGACCCTTACCATGCATGCCCGAAGTGCGGACATGATCACCCGGCTGGCGCTGCCGAATGTCCGGATTGCGGTGCACCGCTGCCGATGCCTTGCCGGGCATGTGGAGAATTGGTGGATGCCGAAGCCAAGTTTTGCCCGCACTGCGGGTCGAGTCACGCGCTGACATGTCCGGGGTGCGATCATGAGATCAAACCGGGCCAGAAGTTTTGCATGGAGTGCGGTCATAAATTGATGTGA
- the obgE gene encoding GTPase ObgE has product MFVDKAKVYVKGGDGGDGLIAFRREKYVPEGGPAGGDGGKGGDVIFRVDEGLRTLMDFRYQKHFKAKRGEKGRNKSQHGANAESMIVRIPPGTILTDDDTGEVIGDLTRHGQQVVVARGGRGGRGNIRFATPNNPAPELAENGEEGEERYVTMELKVMADVGLVGFPSVGKSTLLSVVSAAQPKIGAYHFTTITPNLGMVEVGDGRNFVMADLPGLIEGAHEGVGLGHEFLRHVERTRVIIHVVDMAGTEGRDPFEDWQKINDEIRLYNPVLIERPQIVAANKMDMPEAEEYLTAFKEKVKEIRPDIEVMPISSLTRQGIQELLYRTIDVLESIPDEPAIEEVSEVSERKVYKFKAQNDNSFTVTRDNEMYVVHSERIERMLKRMQMNSHDAILKLARTMRHMGIDEELRKRGATEGTIVRIGDFEFEFVEGSSYY; this is encoded by the coding sequence ATGTTTGTAGATAAGGCAAAAGTATATGTAAAAGGCGGCGACGGCGGCGATGGGCTCATTGCGTTTCGCCGTGAGAAATACGTTCCTGAAGGCGGACCTGCCGGCGGCGACGGCGGCAAGGGCGGCGACGTGATTTTCCGGGTGGACGAAGGACTGCGCACGTTGATGGATTTCCGTTACCAGAAGCATTTCAAGGCCAAGCGCGGGGAAAAGGGCCGCAATAAGAGCCAGCATGGGGCCAATGCGGAGAGCATGATTGTCCGTATTCCGCCGGGTACCATCTTAACGGATGACGATACCGGTGAAGTGATTGGCGATTTGACCCGTCACGGTCAACAGGTTGTTGTTGCCAGAGGCGGCCGCGGGGGCCGCGGAAACATCCGCTTTGCCACGCCGAACAATCCGGCGCCCGAGCTTGCCGAGAATGGAGAAGAAGGCGAAGAACGCTACGTAACCATGGAACTTAAAGTGATGGCTGATGTAGGTCTCGTCGGATTCCCGAGCGTAGGCAAATCCACCCTGTTGTCTGTTGTATCGGCGGCTCAGCCGAAGATCGGGGCATACCATTTCACGACCATCACGCCGAATTTGGGCATGGTTGAGGTCGGGGACGGGCGCAATTTCGTCATGGCTGACCTGCCTGGCCTGATTGAGGGTGCCCATGAAGGCGTGGGACTTGGCCACGAATTCCTCCGGCACGTGGAACGAACCCGCGTCATTATCCACGTCGTGGATATGGCAGGCACGGAAGGACGGGATCCGTTCGAGGATTGGCAAAAAATCAACGATGAGATTAGGCTCTATAACCCGGTTCTGATCGAACGGCCGCAAATCGTAGCCGCCAATAAAATGGATATGCCGGAAGCAGAGGAGTACTTAACGGCCTTCAAAGAGAAGGTGAAGGAGATTCGCCCTGACATCGAGGTGATGCCGATCTCCTCGCTGACCCGTCAGGGGATCCAGGAACTTCTTTACCGCACGATCGATGTGCTGGAGAGCATTCCGGATGAGCCGGCGATTGAAGAAGTATCCGAAGTTTCCGAGCGCAAGGTGTATAAATTCAAAGCGCAGAACGACAATTCCTTCACCGTCACCAGAGACAATGAAATGTATGTGGTGCACAGTGAGCGAATTGAGCGAATGCTGAAACGGATGCAGATGAATTCGCATGATGCGATCCTGAAGCTTGCCAGAACGATGCGTCATATGGGCATTGATGAAGAGCTGCGGAAACGGGGCGCGACGGAAGGCACCATCGTACGGATCGGCGATTTCGAATTCGAATTTGTCGAAGGCAGCAGTTACTATTGA
- a CDS encoding Spo0B domain-containing protein: protein MKSWKWIAAVAGLTSVIPVAWMVWKPSLAAGAVLTAWAVAASACGAWLVRKSDERRQQAIIRNMEQTAIQMLNHHRHDWMNELQILYGYIQLGKHDKTVGSVERIKDRMATESRISKLGIPSLVFYLHSYRTYSSNLQLCVEVVDQVQLEDKVSPQTAESFTEAIIQTVRAFQLSGTASWGDTRQLTLTFMQQEQELIVWALGEGSFGDPEGLKLQIEQSVKGEGIRVEQTEPGETSYRLYLPFVT from the coding sequence ATGAAATCCTGGAAATGGATAGCAGCTGTGGCGGGGTTAACCTCCGTAATACCGGTGGCATGGATGGTATGGAAACCATCCTTGGCTGCAGGAGCAGTGTTGACGGCTTGGGCTGTCGCCGCGTCTGCCTGCGGAGCGTGGCTTGTCCGTAAATCGGACGAGCGCAGGCAGCAAGCCATCATTCGGAATATGGAGCAGACGGCGATTCAGATGTTGAATCACCATCGTCATGATTGGATGAATGAGCTTCAAATTTTGTACGGCTACATTCAACTGGGGAAGCATGATAAAACCGTGGGTTCTGTGGAAAGAATAAAGGACAGGATGGCGACGGAGAGCAGGATCTCCAAGCTTGGCATTCCTTCACTGGTTTTTTATTTACATTCATACCGAACGTACAGCAGCAACCTGCAGCTCTGCGTTGAAGTGGTGGACCAGGTACAGCTGGAAGACAAAGTATCGCCACAAACGGCAGAGTCTTTTACCGAAGCGATCATTCAAACGGTGAGAGCCTTTCAATTGAGCGGAACGGCGTCATGGGGGGATACCCGGCAGTTAACATTAACATTTATGCAGCAGGAGCAAGAGCTGATCGTATGGGCTCTAGGAGAAGGTTCCTTTGGAGACCCGGAGGGCTTGAAGCTTCAGATTGAACAATCCGTAAAAGGCGAAGGCATTCGGGTGGAGCAGACGGAGCCGGGGGAGACCTCGTACCGCTTGTATCTGCCGTTTGTGACTTGA
- the rpmA gene encoding 50S ribosomal protein L27, whose translation MLKLDLQLFASKKGVGSTKNGRDSESKRLGVKRADGQAVTGGSILVRQRGTKIHPGTNVGIGKDDTLFAKVDGVVKFERWGRDRKKVSVYPVDVAPVAAAVEA comes from the coding sequence ATGTTGAAATTGGATCTTCAGTTATTCGCATCGAAAAAAGGTGTAGGTTCCACAAAGAACGGTCGTGACAGCGAATCGAAACGTCTTGGCGTGAAACGTGCAGACGGTCAAGCAGTGACTGGCGGCAGCATCTTGGTTCGTCAACGCGGAACGAAAATTCATCCAGGCACGAACGTGGGTATCGGTAAAGACGATACTTTGTTTGCGAAAGTTGACGGCGTTGTGAAATTTGAACGTTGGGGTCGTGATCGCAAGAAAGTGAGCGTCTACCCGGTTGATGTCGCTCCAGTAGCGGCTGCAGTTGAAGCTTAA
- a CDS encoding ribosomal-processing cysteine protease Prp, protein MITVQVLRGEDGRIHSFKVTGHAGYADPGEDIVCAGVSSITVGTVNSIEALTGTVMETRMKGGFLSANLPPTADDSVSGQVQLLLESMVVMLQGIADSYGKYIRIQELTT, encoded by the coding sequence TTGATTACTGTACAAGTACTGCGCGGGGAAGATGGACGGATCCATAGCTTCAAGGTAACGGGGCACGCGGGATATGCCGATCCAGGTGAAGATATTGTATGTGCTGGAGTTTCCAGCATTACCGTGGGAACGGTGAATTCCATTGAAGCGTTAACCGGAACCGTTATGGAGACCCGGATGAAGGGCGGCTTTCTTAGCGCGAATCTTCCGCCTACGGCAGATGATTCCGTCTCCGGCCAAGTTCAACTGCTTCTCGAATCCATGGTTGTTATGTTACAGGGAATTGCCGATTCGTACGGCAAGTATATAAGAATACAAGAATTGACTACTTGA